A stretch of the Ictidomys tridecemlineatus isolate mIctTri1 chromosome 5, mIctTri1.hap1, whole genome shotgun sequence genome encodes the following:
- the LOC101978242 gene encoding small ribosomal subunit protein eS27 encodes MLLAKDLLHPSPEKEKRKHKKKRLVQSPNSHFMDVKCPGRSKVTTVFSQARMVVLCWLLTVLCQPAGGKAGLTEGCSVGKKQH; translated from the coding sequence ATGCTTCTTGCAAAAGATCTTCTTCATCCCTCTCcagaaaaggagaagaggaaacaCAAGAAGAAGCGCCTGGTGCAGAGCCCCAATTCCCATTTCATGGATGTAAAATGCCCGGGACGCTCTAAGGTCACCACAGTCTTTAGCCAGGCACGAATGGTAGTTTTGTGTTGGCTGCTCACTGTCCTCTGCCAGCCTGCAGGAGGAAAAGCAGGGCTTACAGAAGGGTGTTCCGTTGGGAAGAAGCAACACTAA